ATGTAATTCCGTTCCCAAGAACAACTAAAAATTTAGAGTTCTAATTGTTTAGGAGGAACAAAATGGGGAAAACAAGAAGGATAGTAATGATGGTGGCAATTCTTCTCACTTTTGCAACAGTTGTAAGAGGAAATTATTATGTTGCTGAAAATACAGAAACCGAAGGCGGAGATGCAACAACTGTAAACAGTGATGAAGAAAGCGTTCTGCCACCAACAACTAAGGCTGATGAAACTACGAAAAAGGCATTTAAACCGCCAAAGGAAGAAACAGTAAAGCCAAAGGAAAGAGATACTGGGACAATGCCGGCGACACAGACAGAAGACATATCTACAGAGGCAAAGTATAATTCCTATACAAATTATGAAAATGCTACACTTGCTAAAAAAAGTTCATCAGCAACATTTAGAATGGCTCAGCTGTATTTTCGTGATGGACTTTATGAAAAGGCGGTAAATCTGGCATTGAAGGATGAAAATCCTGATATTCCTGTGATGTACGTAATTGCGATTGGATCTCGGCTTATGGGGAATAATGACAGATCGATTGACTATTATGCCAGAATTTTATCGCAGGATGAAAATCAGGCTGAAGCAAAATTAGGGATAGGCATTGCCTATAAATCAAAAGGGGATTTTTCAAAGGCGTTGGGATATTTAAGAGATTATAATTCTACACATGCCGATGATGAAGTAAAAAAAGAAATTACAATATTAAATGAAATATTAGCTGGTTCAAGATAAAAAATAGGGGGGATTATTGTGGAATGGCTTAGATTAAAGGAATATGGGATG
The DNA window shown above is from Leptotrichia wadei and carries:
- a CDS encoding tetratricopeptide repeat protein; this translates as MGKTRRIVMMVAILLTFATVVRGNYYVAENTETEGGDATTVNSDEESVLPPTTKADETTKKAFKPPKEETVKPKERDTGTMPATQTEDISTEAKYNSYTNYENATLAKKSSSATFRMAQLYFRDGLYEKAVNLALKDENPDIPVMYVIAIGSRLMGNNDRSIDYYARILSQDENQAEAKLGIGIAYKSKGDFSKALGYLRDYNSTHADDEVKKEITILNEILAGSR